The Oceanisphaera avium genome includes a region encoding these proteins:
- the pgi gene encoding glucose-6-phosphate isomerase, with product MNFSEQPAFAALLDCKAQEQAITLSERFVQDKERFANFELPFGEHVKVDFSRQLWSNEVKDLLCELAEQMNLKPAIEQLFGENLFNHTEGRAALHTALRMPKTERVYLNNTDVVPLVHEQLERVKDFCQQIHSGQWLGYNGMSITDIVNIGIGGSDLGPAVVTEALHCYQDQGIRAHFVSNMDGAQLAQVLEQVNAERTLFIVSSKTFTTDETMTNAKAARAWFLSHCADEHHIKKHFVAVSTNSEAVQAFGIDTEQMFEFWDWVGGRFSLWSAIGLPIALTLGFERFEQLLNGAHAMDQHLRHTPFEQNIPVLMALLSIWNINVLGYRSEGVFPYCQDLKRFPSFLQQLNMESNGKSVNNQGEVVSHNTGPIVWGEVGTNGQHAFFQLLHQGSQVVPGDFIGFARTCYDYPEHHRKLLANMLAQAEAMAFGKNYEQVAQELAVEGLTADEITKLAPYKVMPGNRPSTTILCDELTPYNLGSLIAMYEHKTFVQGILWNINSFDQWGVELGKKLASRLIDDLADTGTTTAHDSATNGLIAQIKKWG from the coding sequence ATGAATTTTTCTGAACAACCGGCCTTTGCCGCTTTACTGGATTGTAAGGCTCAAGAGCAAGCAATAACATTAAGTGAGCGCTTTGTACAAGATAAAGAGCGCTTTGCTAATTTTGAATTACCTTTTGGTGAGCATGTTAAGGTCGATTTTTCTCGCCAGCTTTGGTCAAACGAAGTTAAAGATTTATTGTGTGAATTAGCGGAGCAAATGAATTTAAAGCCGGCGATTGAGCAGTTATTTGGTGAGAATTTATTTAATCATACCGAGGGCCGCGCCGCGCTGCATACGGCACTGCGCATGCCTAAAACTGAGCGCGTTTATTTAAATAATACCGATGTAGTGCCGTTAGTGCATGAGCAGCTAGAACGGGTTAAGGATTTTTGCCAACAAATCCATAGCGGGCAGTGGTTAGGCTATAATGGCATGTCCATTACCGATATTGTCAATATTGGTATTGGCGGCTCGGATTTAGGGCCTGCGGTAGTCACAGAAGCGCTGCATTGTTATCAAGACCAAGGTATTCGTGCCCATTTTGTGTCTAATATGGATGGCGCGCAATTAGCTCAAGTGTTAGAGCAAGTTAATGCTGAGCGTACCTTATTTATTGTGTCATCTAAAACCTTTACTACAGATGAAACCATGACCAATGCCAAAGCGGCGCGTGCTTGGTTTTTAAGTCACTGTGCAGATGAGCACCATATTAAGAAGCACTTTGTGGCGGTGTCGACGAATAGTGAAGCGGTACAGGCTTTTGGTATTGATACCGAGCAGATGTTTGAGTTTTGGGACTGGGTAGGCGGGCGTTTTTCGCTGTGGTCTGCTATTGGCTTGCCGATTGCCCTTACCTTAGGTTTTGAGCGTTTTGAGCAACTGCTTAATGGTGCTCATGCTATGGATCAGCACTTACGCCACACGCCATTTGAGCAGAATATTCCTGTATTAATGGCGCTATTGAGTATTTGGAATATTAATGTGTTGGGCTACCGTAGTGAAGGGGTTTTTCCTTATTGCCAAGATTTAAAGCGCTTTCCTAGCTTTTTGCAGCAATTGAATATGGAGTCTAACGGCAAGAGTGTCAATAACCAAGGTGAAGTAGTTAGCCATAATACGGGACCCATTGTCTGGGGGGAAGTAGGCACTAATGGCCAACATGCTTTCTTTCAGTTATTACACCAAGGTAGCCAAGTGGTGCCTGGCGATTTTATTGGTTTTGCCCGTACTTGCTATGACTACCCCGAGCATCACCGTAAGTTATTAGCGAATATGTTGGCTCAAGCAGAAGCCATGGCCTTTGGTAAAAATTATGAGCAAGTAGCACAAGAGCTAGCTGTTGAAGGTTTAACTGCCGATGAAATCACTAAACTCGCGCCTTATAAAGTCATGCCAGGTAATCGGCCCAGTACCACTATTTTATGCGATGAATTAACGCCTTATAACTTAGGCTCATTAATTGCAATGTATGAGCATAAAACTTTTGTGCAGGGCATATTGTGGAATATCAATAGCTTTGATCAGTGGGGCGTGGAGTTAGGTAAAAAGCTGGCCTCGCGCTTGATTGATGATTTAGCCGATACCGGTACTACCACGGCACACGATAGCGCAACCAATGGTTTGATTGCACAGATTAAGAAGTGGGGCTAA